The following coding sequences are from one Paenibacillus sp. FSL R5-0912 window:
- the pnp gene encoding polyribonucleotide nucleotidyltransferase, producing the protein MEQRVEMQLGGRRLVLETGRLAKQANAAVMVRYGDTSVLCTVTASSEPKDLDFFPLTVNYEERLYAVGKIPGGFIKREGRPSEKAILSSRLTDRPIRPLFPEGFRNDVQVLNLVMSVDQDCAPDIAAMIGTSAALSISDVPFNGPIGGVAVGRINGEFIINPDVAQQAISDIYVVVAGTKDAIMMVEAEANEVTEDVMLEAIMFGHDEVRKIVAVIEQLVAVAGKEKMAVKLHAVNADVNAQVRAYAESRLVDAVKIAEKHARQDAIDLVNNETVEYFAEKYIESPELLKDVKEVLHDIVKDEVRRLITHDKVRPDGRKLDEIRPIECDTALLPRTHGSGLFTRGQTQILSVCTLGALGDVQILDGIDPAETKRFMHHYNFPPFSVGEARPLRAPGRREIGHGALGERALSKVIPSETEFPYTIRLVSEAIESNGSTSQASICASILAMMDAGVPIKAPVAGVAMGLIKDGEHVSILTDIQGMEDHLGDMDFKVAGTAEGVTAIQMDIKIDGIDRKILQDALQQAKEGRMFILGKMNEAISAPRTSLSKYAPKIIIININPDKIRDVIGAGGKIINKIIEETGVKIDIEQDGRVFIGSSNEEMIQKARGIIEGIVREVQVGEIYVGTVRRIEKFGAFVELIPGKDGLVHISQLSTERVAKVEDVVAIGDTITVKVTEIDQQGRVNLSRKAVLTSESGAKA; encoded by the coding sequence ATGGAACAACGTGTGGAAATGCAGCTGGGCGGAAGACGCCTTGTGCTGGAAACAGGCCGTCTGGCCAAACAAGCGAACGCAGCCGTTATGGTGCGTTACGGAGATACTTCAGTATTGTGTACGGTTACAGCATCCAGTGAGCCTAAAGATCTGGATTTCTTCCCGCTTACGGTGAACTATGAAGAAAGATTGTACGCGGTGGGTAAAATCCCGGGCGGATTCATCAAGCGTGAAGGACGTCCAAGTGAAAAGGCGATCCTGTCGAGCCGTCTGACCGACCGTCCGATTCGACCATTGTTCCCGGAAGGATTCCGCAATGACGTACAAGTATTGAACCTGGTTATGAGCGTGGATCAGGACTGTGCGCCTGATATTGCAGCTATGATCGGTACTTCTGCTGCTCTGAGTATTTCCGATGTGCCTTTCAACGGTCCAATCGGGGGCGTAGCTGTAGGCCGTATTAATGGTGAATTCATCATCAACCCTGATGTAGCCCAGCAGGCAATCAGCGATATCTATGTCGTTGTAGCCGGTACTAAGGACGCTATCATGATGGTGGAAGCTGAAGCCAATGAAGTCACTGAAGATGTAATGCTTGAAGCGATCATGTTCGGACATGATGAAGTCCGCAAGATCGTAGCTGTAATCGAGCAGCTCGTAGCCGTTGCCGGCAAAGAAAAGATGGCTGTGAAGCTGCATGCGGTTAACGCTGATGTGAACGCACAGGTTCGTGCCTATGCGGAGAGCCGTCTGGTTGACGCCGTGAAGATTGCCGAGAAGCATGCCCGTCAGGATGCTATCGATCTGGTTAATAATGAAACGGTGGAGTATTTCGCAGAGAAATACATAGAGTCACCAGAGCTTCTTAAAGATGTTAAGGAAGTGCTGCATGATATCGTGAAGGACGAAGTAAGACGTCTGATCACGCATGATAAGGTACGTCCAGATGGCCGTAAGCTGGATGAGATTCGTCCGATTGAATGCGATACAGCGCTGCTGCCGCGTACACACGGTTCTGGTCTGTTCACACGCGGACAAACACAGATCCTTAGCGTTTGTACACTGGGTGCGCTGGGGGATGTACAGATTCTTGACGGAATCGATCCGGCTGAAACCAAACGCTTTATGCATCATTACAACTTCCCTCCGTTCAGCGTAGGGGAAGCCCGGCCGCTGAGAGCACCGGGACGCCGCGAAATCGGCCACGGTGCACTGGGTGAACGCGCATTGTCCAAAGTGATTCCGAGTGAAACTGAATTCCCGTACACCATCCGTCTCGTATCGGAAGCCATTGAATCCAATGGTTCGACTTCCCAGGCGAGTATCTGTGCCAGTATCCTGGCGATGATGGATGCAGGGGTGCCCATCAAGGCGCCGGTAGCCGGTGTCGCAATGGGTCTGATCAAAGACGGAGAACATGTCTCCATCCTGACAGATATTCAGGGTATGGAAGATCACCTCGGCGATATGGACTTTAAGGTAGCGGGAACAGCAGAAGGCGTAACGGCGATTCAGATGGATATCAAAATCGACGGCATCGACCGTAAAATTCTGCAGGATGCGCTCCAGCAGGCCAAAGAAGGACGTATGTTCATCTTAGGTAAAATGAATGAAGCAATCTCTGCGCCAAGAACAAGCCTGTCCAAATATGCTCCAAAAATCATTATCATCAACATCAATCCGGACAAAATCCGCGATGTTATCGGTGCTGGCGGTAAGATCATTAACAAAATCATTGAAGAAACCGGCGTAAAGATCGACATCGAACAAGATGGCCGTGTCTTCATTGGGTCCTCCAACGAAGAGATGATTCAGAAGGCCCGCGGCATTATCGAAGGCATTGTGCGTGAAGTACAGGTCGGCGAGATCTATGTCGGTACTGTTAGACGTATTGAGAAGTTCGGCGCATTCGTTGAACTGATTCCTGGTAAAGACGGCCTCGTGCATATTTCCCAGCTGTCTACAGAACGTGTAGCTAAAGTGGAAGATGTTGTTGCCATCGGCGATACCATTACCGTAAAGGTAACCGAAATCGACCAGCAGGGCCGCGTCAATCTGTCGCGCAAAGCTGTGCTGACTTCGGAAAGCGGAGCGAAGGCGTAA
- the rpsO gene encoding 30S ribosomal protein S15: MALTQERKHQLIDEHKTHESDTGSPEVQVAILTENIVNLTDHLRTHKKDHHSRRGLLKMVGQRRKLLAYLKNKDIRRYSALIEKLGLRR; encoded by the coding sequence ATGGCATTGACTCAAGAACGTAAACACCAATTGATCGACGAGCACAAAACTCACGAATCCGATACTGGATCCCCTGAGGTGCAAGTTGCTATCCTTACGGAGAACATCGTTAATTTGACTGACCACTTGCGCACGCACAAGAAGGATCATCATTCCCGTCGCGGACTGCTGAAGATGGTTGGACAACGTCGTAAACTGCTGGCGTATTTGAAGAACAAAGACATCAGACGTTACAGCGCCCTGATCGAAAAACTGGGATTGCGTCGTTAA
- a CDS encoding bifunctional riboflavin kinase/FAD synthetase produces the protein MRTVTLSYPMLPETAAEWAQPQVVALGQFDGLHRGHASVITSAVALARQAGVPAAVMTFYPHPKDVMGKGDYEGYLTPSRDKQELLAGMGVDILYIIAFNEELSRVSPVDFVSVMLLPLQIVTAVVGFDFRFGYKGEGDTDTLRELGQGVMNVETVSPFLLEGEKVSSSGIRKSLLNGELDKANAWFGRCYHLRGIVGHGEKRGRTIGFPTANLQLDDRYVIPARGVYAVKVFYKEEVLYGVMNVGVKPTFHDGMIAPSFEVHLFDFAGDIYGQELKVELVSFIRSERKFESIQALIAQIGADAETAKGLLGYHS, from the coding sequence GTGAGAACCGTAACCTTAAGCTATCCTATGTTGCCGGAGACGGCAGCAGAGTGGGCGCAGCCTCAAGTAGTTGCCCTGGGGCAGTTCGACGGACTGCACCGCGGACATGCCAGCGTCATAACATCTGCTGTAGCTCTTGCCCGCCAGGCAGGTGTACCTGCAGCTGTCATGACCTTTTATCCCCATCCTAAGGATGTTATGGGTAAAGGTGACTATGAAGGATATTTGACACCATCCCGGGACAAGCAGGAGCTGCTTGCCGGGATGGGCGTTGATATTTTATATATTATTGCATTTAATGAAGAACTCTCCCGGGTTAGCCCGGTGGACTTTGTCTCTGTAATGCTGCTGCCGCTGCAGATTGTTACCGCCGTAGTCGGTTTCGACTTCCGCTTCGGCTACAAGGGCGAAGGCGATACAGACACACTTCGGGAGCTGGGGCAGGGTGTTATGAATGTAGAAACGGTCTCCCCGTTTCTTCTCGAAGGAGAGAAGGTCAGCAGCTCCGGCATCCGCAAGAGCCTGCTGAACGGGGAACTGGATAAAGCCAATGCCTGGTTTGGACGTTGTTATCACCTGCGAGGAATTGTGGGTCATGGAGAGAAGCGGGGCAGGACCATCGGGTTTCCAACAGCAAACCTGCAGCTTGATGACCGCTATGTCATTCCGGCCAGAGGCGTGTACGCCGTCAAGGTATTTTACAAGGAAGAAGTATTGTACGGTGTGATGAATGTCGGCGTGAAGCCTACGTTTCATGACGGGATGATTGCTCCAAGCTTTGAAGTGCATCTGTTTGATTTCGCGGGAGATATTTACGGGCAGGAGCTTAAGGTAGAACTGGTATCCTTTATCCGTTCTGAACGCAAGTTTGAGTCCATCCAGGCCTTAATCGCCCAGATCGGCGCAGATGCCGAGACAGCCAAAGGGCTTCTGGGATATCATTCCTAA
- the truB gene encoding tRNA pseudouridine(55) synthase TruB, with protein MSELTGVLAVYKPAGFTSHDVVAKARRILGMKRIGHTGTLDPQVTGVLPLCLGRATRVVEYIQELPKEYVATLRLGFASDTEDLTGTITESVEEVQVTEAEVLAVLNSFKGVISQVPPMYSAVKVDGKRLYELAREGKTVERKSREVEIYEIEMQGMVWSGNYPDITFRALCSKGTYIRTLCVDIGRALGVPGVMVKLERTMSAGISASHCLTLEQIAEYKEAGTLEEHLIAADEAISHLPKHTVAEEKKKAALQGQRLSLRVVAPEVKSSGDFRLYDLQGEFLGIYALEATGAIAPVKVFAQA; from the coding sequence ATGAGTGAACTTACAGGTGTTCTGGCCGTATATAAGCCGGCAGGGTTCACTTCACATGATGTTGTGGCCAAGGCGCGGCGGATTCTCGGCATGAAGCGGATAGGACATACCGGTACACTTGATCCCCAGGTGACCGGAGTGCTGCCGTTATGTCTGGGACGGGCCACGCGGGTGGTTGAGTACATCCAGGAGCTTCCCAAGGAGTATGTTGCTACGCTGCGGCTGGGATTTGCCAGTGATACAGAGGATTTAACAGGGACGATTACGGAATCAGTTGAAGAGGTTCAAGTTACGGAAGCTGAAGTGCTGGCTGTTCTGAATTCCTTCAAAGGTGTGATTTCACAGGTTCCCCCGATGTATTCAGCAGTGAAGGTGGATGGTAAGCGTCTGTACGAGCTGGCCAGAGAAGGCAAGACGGTGGAACGTAAGAGCCGTGAAGTGGAAATTTATGAGATTGAAATGCAGGGTATGGTCTGGAGCGGCAATTATCCCGATATCACGTTCCGGGCATTATGCTCCAAAGGAACGTACATCCGTACCCTATGCGTGGATATCGGGCGTGCGCTTGGAGTACCGGGTGTGATGGTGAAGCTGGAGCGGACCATGTCGGCAGGGATATCTGCCAGTCATTGTCTGACCCTGGAGCAAATTGCTGAATATAAGGAAGCAGGTACGCTGGAAGAACATTTAATTGCCGCCGATGAGGCGATTTCGCATTTGCCCAAACATACGGTAGCCGAGGAGAAGAAGAAGGCCGCCCTACAAGGGCAACGTCTGTCGCTACGCGTTGTGGCACCTGAAGTAAAGAGCAGCGGAGATTTCCGGCTCTATGATCTGCAAGGGGAGTTTCTAGGCATCTATGCTTTAGAAGCCACCGGTGCGATTGCTCCTGTTAAAGTGTTTGCACAGGCTTAG
- a CDS encoding DHH family phosphoesterase yields MQSYEQSLQQTRKFLLEHDDYLVVSHVQPDGDAVSSTLAVGWLLSCLGKKYCMLNEGQIPQRMEYLWHADQIVNLSAAGQLPRQYSNVICVDCADFQRVGLTQRHFTSDALIVNIDHHPTNNGYGAVTLIKPDAAATAEILFDLLKTFEVEWDIDIATAIYTGLLTDTGGFRYNNTSPKVMAAVSELLALGVNGPELAETLLEEMTLPQVKVLNRALSTLQLSPEGDIAWVYVTPQDMLDCDAANEDLEGIVNYPRNIRGVEVGILFKVIDEHAVKASLRSAGKVDVAALAQVFGGGGHTRAAGARINGSLEEAVAKVLEEVKLHL; encoded by the coding sequence ATGCAGAGCTATGAACAAAGTCTCCAGCAGACCCGTAAGTTTCTGCTGGAACACGACGATTATCTTGTAGTGTCGCATGTTCAGCCGGACGGAGATGCAGTCAGCTCCACCCTCGCGGTGGGCTGGCTTCTCTCATGTCTGGGCAAAAAATATTGTATGCTGAACGAGGGCCAGATTCCGCAGCGTATGGAATATTTATGGCATGCCGATCAAATTGTCAATCTGTCTGCTGCAGGCCAACTGCCGCGCCAGTACAGCAACGTCATTTGTGTCGACTGTGCGGATTTTCAGCGTGTAGGACTTACCCAGCGTCATTTCACCAGTGATGCACTTATCGTAAACATAGACCATCATCCCACCAATAATGGGTACGGTGCCGTAACGCTCATCAAGCCGGATGCGGCAGCTACAGCAGAGATTCTGTTCGACCTGCTGAAGACGTTTGAGGTGGAATGGGATATCGATATTGCCACGGCCATTTATACCGGTCTCTTAACAGATACCGGCGGTTTCCGCTATAACAACACTTCGCCTAAAGTGATGGCAGCTGTATCCGAACTGCTGGCATTAGGCGTGAATGGACCTGAACTGGCAGAGACACTGCTTGAAGAGATGACTCTTCCGCAGGTCAAAGTGCTGAACCGGGCACTCAGTACACTGCAGCTCAGTCCTGAAGGGGATATTGCCTGGGTGTACGTTACACCTCAGGATATGCTGGACTGTGATGCGGCCAACGAGGATCTTGAAGGGATTGTCAATTATCCGCGTAATATCCGCGGGGTTGAAGTAGGCATTCTGTTCAAGGTAATCGATGAGCATGCGGTGAAGGCCAGCCTGCGCTCAGCAGGTAAGGTCGATGTCGCGGCGCTGGCGCAGGTCTTCGGCGGCGGCGGGCACACGCGGGCAGCGGGAGCCCGCATTAACGGAAGTCTTGAAGAGGCGGTAGCGAAGGTGCTTGAGGAGGTTAAACTTCATTTATGA
- the rbfA gene encoding 30S ribosome-binding factor RbfA — protein sequence MSKIRTGRVGEQIKKELSQLIQSGLKDPRVGFVTVTGVDVTNDLSQAKVYLSVFGDEEQKSDSLKAIEKANGFLRSELGKAIRLRHTPELIFKIDESVAYGSHIEKLLGEIGKTE from the coding sequence ATGTCTAAAATCAGAACCGGACGGGTTGGCGAACAGATTAAGAAAGAACTGAGCCAGCTCATCCAAAGTGGACTGAAGGACCCGCGCGTCGGGTTCGTAACTGTAACTGGCGTAGATGTGACAAATGATTTGTCACAGGCCAAGGTATACCTGAGCGTATTCGGGGACGAGGAGCAGAAGTCAGACTCGCTCAAGGCGATTGAGAAAGCTAACGGCTTTCTCCGCTCGGAGCTTGGCAAAGCAATCCGCCTGCGCCACACTCCTGAGCTGATCTTCAAGATTGACGAATCCGTTGCTTACGGAAGTCATATTGAGAAGCTGCTCGGAGAAATCGGCAAAACCGAATAG
- the infB gene encoding translation initiation factor IF-2, which yields MTKEDNKDKLRVYEYAKSLNMSSKEIITILKRLNVPVNNHMSVMENGSVNKVEQFFKDIKSNAAAKRDTGTSSRPVTTGAVTAEPQSAQNANKNQPEKQVGMNSNQNNNQSTTSPRPQSGQDSRRTQTTGTTQNSRPQGSSTGSRPQGSSTTGSRPQGSSTGGSRPQGSSTGSRPQGSSTGSRPQGSSTTGSRPQGSSTGGSRPQGSSTGGSRPQGSSTTGSRPQGQGGAPRTGDRPQGQGTAPRTGDRPQGQGNAGGDFSRGGDRGPKKNATGGRPNNNSGQKRFDDGKGGNFRGRGGKNNRGRNQPMVHREKIDNTPKKIIVRGSMTVGETAKLLHKDASEVIKKLISMGVMATINQELDIDTILLLAGEFGVEVEVKIPVDEDSFETVEENDSDDDLQSRPPVVTIMGHVDHGKTTLLDAIRSTNVTGGEAGGITQHIGAYQVEINHKKITFLDTPGHEAFTAMRARGAQVTDMTIIVVAADDGVMPQTVEAINHAKAAGLPIIVAVNKIDKPGADPDKVKQELTSYELVPEEWGGDTIFVNLSAKQRINLEELLEMILLVAEVNEYKANPDKRARGTVIEAELDKNRGPVARILVQNGTLKVGDAFVAGNCFGRVRAMVNDKGRKIKEAGPSTPVEITGLTEVPQAGDPFMAFEDERKARAIADRRSTTQRQSELNTNTRVTLDDLFKHIKDGEIKDLNVIIKGDVQGSVEALKGSLAKIEVEGVRVKILHSGAGAITESDITLAAASNAIVIGFNVRPDTQTKAAAEQEKVDVRLHNIIYNVIEEIESAMKGMLDPIYKENVIGHAEVRNVFKISKVGTIAGCMVTSGKIARNAEMRLIRSGIVVFTGKIDTLKRFKDDAKEVAQGYECGITLERYNDVVEGDIIEAFIMETVER from the coding sequence TTGACTAAAGAAGACAATAAGGATAAACTGCGCGTGTATGAATACGCGAAGTCTCTGAACATGAGCAGTAAAGAAATCATTACAATTCTGAAGCGTTTGAATGTCCCTGTGAATAATCATATGAGTGTCATGGAGAATGGCTCCGTGAACAAAGTAGAACAGTTCTTCAAGGACATCAAGTCAAACGCTGCAGCCAAGCGGGACACCGGCACCAGCAGCCGACCGGTAACTACCGGCGCGGTAACAGCCGAACCCCAAAGTGCTCAGAATGCCAACAAAAATCAACCGGAAAAGCAGGTAGGTATGAACAGTAACCAAAACAACAACCAATCGACGACGTCCCCAAGGCCCCAAAGCGGACAAGATTCCCGCAGAACACAAACAACAGGTACAACGCAGAATTCACGCCCGCAAGGCAGCTCCACTGGCAGCCGTCCACAAGGCAGCTCCACCACTGGCAGCCGTCCGCAAGGCAGCTCCACTGGCGGCAGCCGCCCGCAAGGCAGCTCCACTGGCAGCCGTCCACAAGGCAGCTCCACTGGCAGCCGTCCACAAGGCAGCTCCACCACTGGCAGCCGTCCGCAGGGCAGCTCCACTGGCGGCAGCCGTCCGCAAGGCAGCTCCACCGGCGGCAGCCGTCCGCAGGGCAGCTCCACCACTGGTAGCCGTCCGCAAGGTCAAGGCGGCGCACCCCGTACAGGTGACCGTCCACAAGGTCAAGGTACTGCACCACGCACGGGCGACCGCCCGCAGGGTCAAGGCAACGCAGGCGGAGATTTCTCCCGCGGCGGTGACAGAGGTCCTAAGAAGAATGCTACTGGCGGCAGACCGAACAATAACAGCGGCCAGAAACGTTTTGATGACGGCAAAGGCGGCAACTTCCGCGGCCGTGGCGGCAAGAACAACCGCGGCAGAAACCAGCCGATGGTACACCGTGAGAAGATTGACAACACACCGAAGAAGATTATTGTCCGCGGCAGCATGACGGTTGGTGAAACGGCGAAGCTGCTTCACAAGGATGCTTCGGAAGTGATTAAGAAGCTGATCTCGATGGGCGTTATGGCCACGATCAATCAGGAGCTTGATATCGACACGATCCTGCTTCTGGCCGGCGAGTTCGGTGTAGAAGTAGAAGTGAAGATCCCTGTAGATGAAGACAGCTTCGAAACCGTGGAAGAGAATGATTCCGACGATGATCTGCAGTCCCGTCCTCCGGTTGTAACGATCATGGGTCACGTTGACCATGGTAAAACAACCTTGCTCGATGCCATCCGTTCCACGAACGTAACTGGCGGAGAAGCAGGCGGAATTACACAGCACATCGGTGCGTACCAAGTCGAAATCAACCACAAGAAAATTACGTTCCTTGATACACCGGGCCATGAAGCGTTCACTGCTATGCGTGCCCGTGGTGCCCAGGTTACGGATATGACGATTATCGTCGTCGCTGCCGATGACGGTGTTATGCCGCAGACGGTAGAAGCGATCAACCATGCCAAGGCAGCCGGACTTCCGATCATTGTTGCAGTTAACAAGATCGACAAGCCAGGTGCGGACCCTGACAAGGTGAAGCAGGAGCTTACAAGCTATGAGCTGGTTCCGGAAGAGTGGGGCGGCGATACGATCTTCGTTAACCTGTCGGCCAAACAGCGCATCAACCTGGAAGAGCTGCTGGAAATGATTCTGCTTGTTGCTGAAGTAAATGAGTACAAAGCGAACCCGGACAAACGGGCACGCGGTACTGTTATAGAAGCTGAGCTTGACAAAAACCGTGGACCAGTTGCCCGTATTCTCGTACAGAACGGTACGCTGAAAGTCGGCGACGCCTTTGTAGCAGGTAACTGCTTCGGACGCGTACGTGCCATGGTCAATGACAAGGGACGCAAGATCAAAGAAGCGGGACCTTCCACACCAGTGGAAATTACCGGTTTGACTGAAGTGCCGCAGGCGGGCGATCCGTTTATGGCCTTCGAAGATGAGCGCAAGGCCCGTGCGATTGCGGACAGACGTTCGACTACGCAGCGCCAGTCTGAGCTGAACACGAACACCCGTGTAACATTGGATGATCTGTTCAAGCACATCAAGGACGGAGAGATCAAAGATCTCAACGTGATTATCAAGGGTGACGTACAAGGTTCGGTAGAGGCGCTGAAAGGCTCCCTGGCCAAGATCGAAGTTGAAGGTGTTCGCGTGAAGATCCTTCACAGCGGTGCCGGAGCGATTACGGAATCCGATATTACCTTGGCAGCAGCATCCAACGCTATTGTTATCGGCTTCAACGTTCGTCCGGATACCCAGACGAAAGCGGCAGCTGAGCAGGAGAAAGTGGATGTGCGTCTGCATAACATTATCTACAATGTAATCGAAGAAATTGAAAGTGCCATGAAGGGGATGCTTGATCCCATCTACAAAGAGAATGTTATCGGCCATGCTGAAGTGCGCAATGTGTTCAAAATCAGCAAAGTGGGTACCATCGCAGGTTGTATGGTTACTTCCGGCAAAATTGCCCGCAACGCTGAGATGCGCCTGATCCGCAGCGGTATCGTTGTCTTCACAGGCAAGATCGACACCTTGAAACGTTTCAAAGATGATGCCAAAGAAGTGGCGCAGGGTTATGAATGCGGCATAACTTTGGAACGCTATAATGATGTCGTTGAAGGCGACATTATCGAAGCGTTCATTATGGAAACGGTAGAGCGCTAA
- a CDS encoding YlxQ family RNA-binding protein yields MSKTLSYLGLAMRAGKIVTGDEAVLKAVRSSEARLVVLAGDASDNTQKKFRDKCGTYDIPLVIAFHRDELGASIGKDQRVVLAVTDKGFAEMISRTLGDTVGGGVID; encoded by the coding sequence ATGAGTAAGACTCTTTCTTATTTAGGGCTTGCGATGAGAGCAGGCAAGATTGTCACCGGCGACGAGGCTGTGCTTAAGGCAGTGCGGTCTTCAGAGGCGAGGCTGGTCGTCCTGGCAGGTGACGCTTCAGATAATACCCAAAAGAAGTTCCGCGATAAGTGCGGGACCTACGATATTCCACTAGTAATCGCATTTCACCGGGATGAACTCGGTGCAAGTATTGGTAAAGACCAGCGCGTAGTGCTGGCCGTTACGGATAAAGGATTCGCGGAAATGATCTCCAGAACGCTTGGAGATACTGTCGGAGGTGGAGTTATTGACTAA
- the rnpM gene encoding RNase P modulator RnpM, whose product MKQRKVPLRKCVASQEMMPKKELIRVVRTPEGEVLIDLTGKKSGRGAYICGKLEYFKLAQKTKALDRALKCQVSPEIYAQLARDFASVEEQFLAAKDSEDNE is encoded by the coding sequence ATGAAGCAAAGAAAGGTACCGCTGCGCAAATGCGTTGCCAGCCAAGAGATGATGCCCAAAAAAGAGCTGATTCGCGTGGTGAGAACGCCTGAGGGCGAAGTGCTCATTGACCTGACGGGCAAGAAGTCGGGCCGTGGCGCTTATATCTGCGGTAAACTGGAATACTTTAAGCTGGCACAAAAGACCAAAGCACTTGACCGAGCATTGAAATGTCAAGTGAGTCCTGAAATCTATGCCCAGCTTGCCCGGGATTTTGCATCCGTGGAGGAGCAATTTTTGGCAGCGAAGGATAGTGAGGACAATGAGTAA
- the nusA gene encoding transcription termination factor NusA: MSMEFIEAMNELEREKGISKDVLFEAIEAALISSYKRNFNAAQNVRVDMNRNTGVIKVFARKLIVEEVLDSRTEISLPGAREINPHFQLEDIAELEVTPRDFGRIAAQTAKQVVTQRIREAERGLIYNAFIDKEDDIVTGLVQRQDMRNIYVDLGKIEAVLPLGELMPGEKFKQSERIKAYITKVENTTKGPQIMLSRSHPGLLKRLFELEVPEIFDGVVEIRSVAREAGFRSKIAVFSRNPEVDPVGSCVGPRGTRVQTIVTELRGEKIDIVRYSELVQEYVANALSPSKVLEVQVFEAEKMARVIVPDYQLSLAIGIKGQNARLAAKLTGWKIDIKSETQAEQEYGRPRTSNDEMHQDSVSID; the protein is encoded by the coding sequence ATGAGTATGGAGTTTATCGAAGCTATGAATGAACTGGAAAGGGAGAAAGGCATCAGCAAGGATGTGCTGTTTGAAGCCATCGAAGCTGCGCTGATCTCCAGCTATAAACGCAATTTCAATGCGGCGCAGAATGTGCGTGTGGATATGAACCGCAACACAGGCGTAATCAAGGTTTTTGCCCGCAAGCTGATTGTGGAGGAGGTTCTGGACTCACGGACAGAGATTTCTCTGCCGGGAGCCCGGGAGATCAACCCGCATTTCCAACTGGAGGATATTGCCGAACTCGAAGTTACACCGCGTGATTTCGGGCGTATTGCTGCCCAGACTGCCAAGCAGGTTGTTACACAGCGTATCCGTGAAGCGGAACGCGGACTTATCTATAACGCTTTTATTGACAAGGAAGATGATATTGTTACCGGCCTTGTCCAGCGTCAGGATATGCGTAACATTTATGTGGATCTTGGTAAAATCGAGGCGGTTCTGCCGCTGGGCGAGCTTATGCCGGGCGAGAAGTTCAAGCAGAGCGAGCGTATCAAGGCTTATATCACCAAGGTGGAGAATACGACCAAAGGACCGCAGATCATGCTGTCCCGCAGTCATCCGGGTCTGCTGAAGCGTCTCTTCGAGCTGGAAGTGCCGGAGATTTTTGACGGAGTGGTTGAGATTCGTTCCGTTGCCCGCGAAGCCGGCTTCCGTTCCAAAATCGCCGTGTTCTCGCGTAATCCCGAAGTCGATCCCGTTGGTTCCTGCGTAGGCCCTAGAGGCACACGTGTTCAGACCATCGTAACCGAGCTTCGGGGCGAGAAGATTGATATCGTACGGTATTCCGAGCTTGTGCAGGAGTATGTGGCCAATGCACTCAGCCCGTCCAAAGTGCTTGAAGTTCAGGTCTTTGAAGCTGAGAAAATGGCGCGTGTCATCGTTCCTGATTACCAATTGTCGCTGGCGATCGGCATCAAGGGGCAGAATGCCCGTCTTGCTGCTAAGCTGACCGGCTGGAAAATTGATATCAAGAGTGAGACTCAGGCAGAGCAGGAATACGGCAGACCCAGAACTTCTAATGATGAAATGCATCAGGATTCCGTCTCCATCGATTAA
- the rimP gene encoding ribosome maturation factor RimP produces the protein MSTPKSKIKQTVEQLLGSYLEDNGFELVDVEYVKEGSNWFLRVFVDKEGGIDIDDCGTISEYISQKLDENDPFSEAYFLEVSSPGAERPLKKAADVAKAVGKDVYVTVYEPIQGLKEFEGRLLSFENEELLISAGKKEHVVPYAKVASARLAIIF, from the coding sequence TTGAGCACACCCAAATCCAAAATTAAACAGACGGTAGAGCAGCTGCTCGGGTCCTATCTCGAGGACAATGGTTTCGAACTGGTGGACGTTGAATACGTGAAAGAAGGCTCCAATTGGTTCCTGCGCGTATTCGTAGATAAAGAAGGCGGCATTGATATCGATGACTGCGGTACCATCAGCGAATACATCAGCCAGAAGCTGGATGAGAATGATCCGTTTTCCGAAGCTTATTTCCTTGAGGTTTCCTCGCCCGGAGCTGAACGTCCGCTCAAGAAAGCGGCGGATGTTGCCAAAGCGGTTGGCAAGGATGTATATGTAACGGTGTATGAGCCGATTCAAGGACTCAAAGAATTCGAAGGTCGTTTGCTCTCGTTCGAGAACGAGGAACTGCTCATCTCCGCGGGCAAAAAAGAACATGTAGTACCGTACGCCAAGGTCGCCAGTGCGAGATTGGCCATTATTTTTTAA